In the genome of Parus major isolate Abel chromosome 3, Parus_major1.1, whole genome shotgun sequence, the window gaattccgcttccagctgtccctgcccacagacCAGCCCGGAGGGAGCTGCCGTCTCTCCCTGCATCCATCTTTTCCCAAAACCAATCCCCGTGCCGTGCTCGGGGCAGCTTTTCCCGTTCTCCCATTCCCTCTCCCCGGTCCCGGCCCGCTGGGATCGGTGTCTGGAGCCGATCCTGGGATTTTCCCGGTGTTCCACAGCCTCTGGACACTCCGGGGCGGGGGTGTTCCGTTCAGGAGGTATCGGGGGGGATGCAAAATCGCGGGGATGTTTTATCCGCTTTTTCCCAGTGTCGATTTTTTGctccctttgttttttcctcttttttttcctttctgaatttttcttttctctctctttttttttatcctttccccccttattttccttttctttttccttaagtCTCTTTTCcgtttttctttttattttctttttttcctcttcttttcctttaatttttcttttttttccccgtttttgttttgttttattcccttttatcgccttttatttctttttaattaattaattaattttctttcattccaagAAACCCAACCTCTCCCGAACCCACCTCTCCCACCTTACGGAAACAACACcgaaaaaaaagaaattaaaataaatttttgaaaaaattccctccctctccttttgCTCTTCCCGCATCCAGCGGCTCCGCAATCCCGGCTTTAACATTCCCAGAAATCCGGAGCCGCCGGATTTAATATTCTCTCTCCTATTCCCTGGGAATAAACTcccaacatttttttcctcattcccttcccttttccagcctcttccctgcctgggtttggtggggttttggATTAACCGAAGCggatttccccccccccccaaaaaaaaaaattaataaaaaattaaaatatctagGGTTAGGAGAATTTCTGGGAGAAATAGCGGGAATTGCCTTGAGCCTGGGCGGAATTACAGCTTGGAAAAGAAGGCTCCATCAGTTTCCCGGGAGACGGGATAAGCCCTACTTGGGTGTTCCAGCTCTTTTTAGCCCCACTAATAATTAGTCCCATCCCAGCCCCGAGCTGTCCTcgtttgttgggattttttttttttttttcggtttctttttccttgggaTCATCCAGAAATGCGCTGGATGCTGCGGGCAGGGCCGGCTTTTCCAGCGTTATCCCGGGAAAAAGGGGTTGGGGCGGTGGGGGAGGAAACTTGGGATCCCACCGGGGCTTCCCCGTCCTCTTTGTGCTTTGATGTCCTTGGAGCCATCCCTGAATGCCAGGAAGGGCCGGGATATTTAgagggaaatttaaaaaaaaatggggaaaagccGCTTTTCGTGGAGGGAGAAGTCATGGAAGAATAAATCTGTGGATAACGGAGGGAAGAGAAGCGGCTGGAGCGGGGCGGATTTGGGAGCTCAGGCCCTGCCCGGTCCCAACCGCATCCCAAAAACGAATCCCGAAGCGCGGATTTGACGGGAATTGACGGGAAAACCGCGCGGGGACGCAGCGATGCcggggagctgggaatgctcgggaaaagagggaaaagcgGCCGGGagtggcagggcaggagcagcgggAATGCGGCGGGACGGGGCACGGGCGGGCGCGCGGCGCTAATTGGAGCTGCCCGCTCTAATTAGCGACAGCTCATTAGCGGTGTCACCTGGGCCGGCGAGAGGACGCGGCCACCCCCTCCCGGCCGTGACCCCGCGCCCCCAACCTCGGGAAGGGCCGCGGAAATTCCCGGTTTTCCCAAGCGAACGCGCCCGCGGGAATGTTTGGATcccctattttatttttttttttttttttggggaatgccggcgggagcggcgcttcctggggaaaaaaaaaaccctcccgGAATAAAAGactgggaggaaaaagagggggaaagggagggaatgCGCTGGAATGAAAATGGAACTGTGCAGGCTGAGGGCGGCTCGGGAATTTGGGAAGGAGCGGGAAGAGGGAGGGAGCCGGGCCCGCACGTCCCGGGCCTGGCCCGCGGTTTGGGGCTAAACCGGGCACAATCGGAGCCTTCAGGTGGCTCCCACCCCCCAGAACTCCTCCTGTGCTCCAAGACTGGGAGATGGGATCCCAAAAAACGCGCGGGATCGGCGTATCCCTGAATCCATCAATCCCTGAATCTGTCATGAATCCACCCCTGAATCCATCCCTGAATTCATCCCTGAATCCATCCCTGAATCCATCCCTGAACCCATCCCGAATCCATCCCGAATCCATCCCTGAATCCTTCCCCCCGCGGCCTCCACTGCGCTCCcctcggcggcggcggctccgggccGGGCTGAGGGGGAGGAAGGCCCGGGAATGGGGCGGGAAGGGCCGGGAATGGGGCTGGAAGGGCCGGGAATGGGGCTGGAAGGGCCGGGAATGGGGCgggaagggcaggaaaagcGGGAGAAGGAGCGGCGGGTGTCCCCTACCTGCGCCCCGGCCCGGCTGTGCGGGGAGCCGGGAGCATCCCGGCATTTATTGGAGCTCCAACCGTGCCACTGTTGACTTTAGCACAAAGCAAAGATTTCGCCGGGCGCCCgtttaaaaatgaatattttaccGAGATATCGATCAGCTTTATAAAATTCCCTTCCAGCGCCGCGGGGGGGGCGCCGGGAAAGGGGCCGCAATATAAGATCTGTGTAAATTTGCTGAACTCTGACGTGGTGGGGAAAGTTTACCCTCCTGGAATTTGGAGCTCCAgccacccccccacccccctcctcccttcccgttcctgctcctttttttttttctttttttttttttttctttcttttttttccttcttttttttttttttttttttttttgtttactgaCTTTGTTTATTCACAGCTCACGGTTGCTTaaccaggcaggagcagaatgCGCTCGCGGCGAGGTTGGGATTGtgtggagagaggggaaaatgccaaggggaggagggaaagggaagaaatcaCGCCCCAGCCGGAGGATTTTTGGGTCGTTTcgcttctttttcttttttttttttctttttttttcgGGTCGTTTCGGACTCAAATCGTGAAGCGGGGCGGGGGAaaatgggggggggggaaagagggagggggaagagggagaagaaatggaagtggggaggaaaagggagcgagaagaaaggaagaaaaggaggggaggaaaaaaagggaggagaaagagggagaagagaCGGAATTGggggagaaaatgggaaaatgagcaggaggaggaatggaaaggaggaaaagagggaggaaaagggaaggagaagaaacgAAAACggggagggaaaagaggcagaagaaagagcaggaagggaagaaaggaaggagaagaaatgaggggaaggaggaaaaaatggaagctgggagaaaaaaagagggagaaaaaaggaaagtggagagaaaggaggaagaagaaagcaaaggaaggagagggaaaaataaaaagagggagaaaaggtaAAGGGGGAGtaaaaaagggaggaaaataataaagaggGGAGACAAAAGGCGGAGGGAAATtcaaggaaggagagaagggggcagaaaaaaagggaggaaagtaaaaggaggaggagaaataaaagaggaaacaaagagagaatgaaagggaggagaggaaaatgaaaggagcgaggagaaaaaaatgaaaggggaaaaagtaaaACGGGAGAAAAACGCGAGGGGCGGGcgaaaaaataaaattaaaaaagagagaagacggggaaagggggagagagaattaaagaggggagaaaaaacaaaaaggggagagaaaaaccaaaagctgggaaggaagaaaaggagaggggggggaaggaaggagaaagagggggaaagggagaaaaaagagagaaaggaggaaaaagggggggaaaagaagaaaaagaggggaaaagaagaaaatagggggggaaagaagaaaatagagggggaaaggaagaaaaaagagggggaaaggaagaaaaaagagggggaaaggaagaaaatagaagGGAAAGGACTAAAGAAGAGGCGAAAGCTCCGCGGAGGGAGCGAGATGCGaggccggggccgggcccgaGGCCGGCAGCGGGAGCAGGGGGGGGGTGTCCTTGTCCCCAAAGCGGCGACACCCCCGTGCCCGTGCCCGCCGGCCGCGGGAGCCTTTTATGTGCTAATGGCAGCCCTTGCACGCCCCGCTCGCCATCGTGTGTGTCCTCGCAGAGATCCCGACACGTTTCAGCCccgttttgtttttttgggaaggttttttgttatttttttccccccttctcctcttccccGCCCCTCCCCGCTCGTTGCCTTTTCTCGCCTTTTCTCTCGCCGCGGACAATGCGGAATTTTAAGAAGGATTTGGATGTTAGTTGGGAAAGCAACATCGCGGCGTGGCCGGCGCCGCGTGGGAAAAACAACAAGTGGTTgggaaaagggctggaaaagggaatggaaggagggagagaggagccGGGAGGTGCCGAAAATAAAAAGCTCCGCGCCTTTCCCGCCGCCCGCGGGAAAACCGGGATGCTGTCCCGGGAAAGGCAGGGATGCGCTGCCCCTGCCAGTCCCAAATCCCGCCCGTTTAACGCAGCTGGGAGGATTTTGCCAGGATCGCGGGGATTTGGGAAAGGGGTCCCCGCTTCCCACCTTGATTTTCCCTGGCGGCGGTGTCGGGGTGGGACGGGCTGGGAATAGCGGGATCCTGCGGGGATGGGGTGTCCTGGGAGGGATGGGGGGGTTCCGGAAGGGCTGGAAGGATCCCAGAGACATCGCAGATTCCAGCGGGGGAAGGAGGGATCCCGGCGGGGGATGGAGCGCTCCCAGCCGGGTTTAGAGCGATCCCAGGCGGGTCCGGAGCGATCCCAGGCGGGTCCGGAGCGCTCCCGGCGGGTTCGGAGCGCTCCCGGCCGGGCTCGGAGCGATCCCAGGCGGGTTCGGAGCGCTCCCGGCCGGGTTCAGAGCGCTCCCAGGCGGGTTCGGAGCACTCCCAGCCGGGTTCGGAGCGCTCCCAGCCGGGTTCAGAGCGATCCCAGCCGGGTTCGGAGCGCTCCCAGCCGGGTTCGGAGCGCTCCCAGCCGGGTTCGGAGCGCTCCCAGCCGGGTTCGGAGCGCTCCCAGCCGGGTTCGGAGCGCTCCCAGGCGGGGCCGGCTGTCTGGCGGAGATCCCGGGAATGCCGGCCGGGATCGGCGGggtcccgtcccgtcccgtcgGGCGGCGGAACAGAGATGCAGGGGGAAAAGCACCGCCAACACGACTTTAATGGAGTTCCGCGGCCGCTCGCGACCGGAATACACAGCTCGAAGCCATAAATAAAGCATACAGAAACGATAAATTAATCAGATCCAAGTCGTTTACTCTCCCGGCAACATCAAGCGTTTGCTTCAATTACAACGATCtatcctgcctttttttttttttttttNNNNNNNNNNNNNNNNNNNNNNNNNNNNNNNNNNNNNNNNNNNNNNNNNNNNNNNNNNNNNNNNNNNNNNNNNNNNNNNNNNNNNNNNNNNNNNNNNNNNNNNNNNNNNNNNNNNNNNNNNNNNNNNNNNNNNNNNNNNNNNNNNNNNNNNNNNNNNNNNNNNNNNNNNNNNNNNNNNNNNNNNNNNNNNNNNNNNNNNNNNNNNNNNNNNNNNNNNNNNNNNNNNNNNNNNNNNNNNNNNNNNNNNNNNNNNNNNNNNNNNNNNNNNNNNNNNNNNNNNNNNNNNNNNNNNNNNNNNNNNNNNNNNNNNNNNNNNNNNNNNNNNNNNNNNNNNNNNNNNNNNNNNNNNNNNNNNNNNNNNNNNNNNNNNNNNNNNNNNNNNNNNNNNNNNNNNNNNNNNNNNNNNNNNNNNNNNNNNNNNNNNNNNNNNNNNNNNNNNNNNNNNNNNNNNNNNNNNNNNNNNNNNNNNNNNNNNNNNNNNNNNNNNNNNNNNNNNNNNNNNNNNNNNNNNNNNNNNNNNNNNNNNNNNNNNNNNNNNNNNNNNNNNNNNNNNNNNNNNNNNNNNNNNNNNNNNNNNNNNNNNNNNNNNNNNNNNNNNNNNNNNNNNNNNNNNNNNNNNNNNNTCCCGCTTAGGAGGAGTTCATGATGGGCCGGGAATACACGCCTTGGTAGTAGGAAGTCTCTCCGGCCAAAGGCGAGGCCTCCAGGGCGCTTTTGTTCGTGACGGGCGCCATGGCCAGGCCCGCGGGCACGGGCGAGGCGTAGCCCGAGTAGTGCATCACCTGCTCGTAGGCCTTCAGGTCCATTTTGTGCgggtggtggtgctggtggtgcgggtggtggtgctgctgctccgAGGAGGACATCAGGTTGTTGATGGAGAACGGGTGGTTGAAGGCGTAGTGGTGCTCGGGCTTCAGGTGGCCCTCGTGGGCCAGCCCGGCGTGCGGCGGGGCCAGCAGGTGCTGGCCCGGCGAGGCCGAAGGCTCTCCGGGGCTCAGCCCTTTCAGGTCGGCCAGGGCGCGCTTGTGGTCCTGGCAGGGCGAGGAGCTGGCCGGGGACTCGGCGCCAGCGGAGCCCTCGGAGCCCCCCGAGGAGCTGCCCTCGCCCAGGCCTTGGTTGGGGGCTTGGCCTTTCTTGCCGCCGCCGCCGTTGCCGCCGCCGGCGCCGTCCTTGGCCGCCAGCTGCTTCTCGCACTTGAAGCGCTTCTGGCGGCGCAGGTAGCAGCCGTTCTCGAACATGTTCCCCGAGTCCGGGTGCAGCGTCCAGAAGGAGCCCTTGCCCGGCTTGTCCGGCGAGCGCGGCACCTTGAGGAAGCAGTCGTTGAAGGAGAGCGAGTGGCGGATGCTGTTCTGCCAGCGCTGCTGGTTCTGGCGGTAGAAGGGGAACAGGTCCATGATCCACTGGTAGATCTCGCTGAGGGTCAGCATCTTGTTGGGGGACTGCTGGATGGCCATGGTGATGAGGGAGATGTAGGAGTAGGGCGGCTTGGCGTGCGTGTAGCTGCGCCGGTAGGTCTTGGGGTCGCGCGAGCGGTTCAGGTTGGACTGGCCGTAGATGGGGCTCATGGAGTTCATGTTGGAGTAGGGCGCCAGGGCGTTCATGGAGCCTGCCTGGCCGCCCATGGGGCTCATGCTGGGGCTCAGGTGGGCGCCCATGGGCGGCACGCCGGCCGAGCCCATGGCCGGCATGGCGCCTGCGCCCGGGGACATGCCCGCCAGCGAGGGGCTCATGCCCGTGTTGGCGTAGGACATGTTCATGGAGGTGGCCGCCGCCGTCATGTTGGCCGTGCTGCTCATGGCCGACATGGTCATGTAGGTGTTCATGCTGTTCATGCCCAGCCCCGCGTTCATGTTGCTCACCGAGGAGTAGCCCTGCGGGGACAAGCGACAGCGGGCACGGGGATGGCGcggggcacagcccagcccagcccagcccagccccagccgcGGGGCTCGGCGGAGGGCACGCCAGGAAAGGGTTAAATCCCGGCGCggggtggtggtgctgggtggACGGGGGGGACGGGGGGgaggttgtttttcttcttcatgaaACCCGAATATATTTTGGGATCTATGTGAGAAAAAGACGCGGCGGCAGCGGGAGCGGCGGAGCCGTCCCGGGAAGcggagcagcaggaaaggaaaggggaagggaaagggaaatatCCCAGCCCggagaaggaaaaatgcctggaggggaggagggaaagacaGGGGAGAGTCGCCCGCGCCGCCACCCGCACCTCGGGACCCCCGCTCGCAGCGCCGAGCCGGTGCCGGAGTTAATCCcgggggggttttgggggtccCCGCTCCCTCCTTACCTCGGGCTCCCCGTAGTAGTTGCTCCAGTCCGTGTGCTCATGGCCTTCCATTTTCACCGCTCCCAGCATACTGGAAGTGGAGTGCATGGcagtttaaaatttaacagCCACAACAAACGACGGCGGAGAGcgacccaaaaaaaaaaaaaaaaaaaaaaaagcaaagaaaataaaaaaaaaaagaaaaaaaaaaaaagtccccaaCCCTCCCTCCCCTCCGCCGGAGcctctggaggaggaggaagaggagggagggaggaagggggggATGGAGCGGcgctggggctggggtgggtTTGTTCCGCCGCCGCTCCTTGGGTGGGTTTTCGCAGCGCTCCGCGGCGAAGAGGCGCCCGGAGGCGACGGAGGAgccggaggaggaggaggaggaggaggagggaggagggaggaagaagaggaggaggaggaagaggaggacaAGTGCTGCAGTGACGTGGGTGCCCCAGTGATATAGCACGGAGCGGCCGGGCGAGCCTCCAATCCCCAGGTCCTCGGCTGCCCATTTGAATAATCAGCTCACACCTAGGCGGGAGCGGCTCCTCCGCGGCCCCGCGCACCTCGGCGCGCCTCCGCCACCGCCCCGCGCCCGGGGACAGCCTCCTGCTCCCGGGGGACACCGttcccacctctccctgctcccgGGGGACACCGTTCCCACCTCACCCTGCTCCCGGGGGACACTATTCCCATCCCGTCCTGCTCCCGGGGACACCGTTCCCATCCCGCTCCCCGTGCAGCCCCGACGGCAGCGGTTCCCCCGCAGCATTCCCGCTGGGATCAGCCCCTCTGGAGCGGCTGGGGGTCCCCCCGAGCTCCCCGCGCCCCTCCGCACCCACCTTCGCTCCCCGCGGCGAACGGGCCCGGGGCTCTGCCTGGCCGGCAGCTCGGGACGCGGCTCTTCCCGGCAGGAAAACCGGGACTGAAcggagcagggagagcagggaaaggggcGGGCAGCgccggcggggccgcgggggcCGGCCCTGTGCGGCTCCCGGTGAGACCCCGGTGCGGCTCCCGGTGAGATCCCCGTGCCGATCCTGCTGCAGATCCCGGTGCCGGTCCGGGTGCGGATCCCGGTGCGGGTCTTGGTGCAGATGCCGGTGCTGGTCCGGGTGCGGATCCCGGTGCAGATCCCAGTACGGGTCCGGGTGCGGGTCGGGATGTAGATCCCGGTGCAGATCCCGGTGAGATCCCGGTGCCGATCCTGGTGCAAATGCCGGTGAGATCCCGGTGCCGATCCCGGTGCCGATCCCGGTGCGGATGCCGGCGCTGGTCCGGGTGCGGGTCGGGATGCAGATCCCGGCGCAGGTCCCGGTGCGCTCCGTCGGGGCAGCGCCGCTGCCGGAGCTCCTGGGAGcggggaaaagcaggaaaggaggaaaagagggaaagaggaaggaaggacagaCGAGTGACCAAAATCACCCCCCCGCGGGTCTAAATCCCCCCCCCACCGCGGTCCCGCCGGCGGGGGAGGACCGAGGGCGACAGGGAGGGACCGGGGGGCTTCCCCCCATTCCCACCGCCCCTTCCCAGTGCCCGCCCGGCTCCTCCGGGAGCATCCCGGCCGCTCCCGGGAAGTGTTCCATGAATTTCCACctagaggaattttttttttaccgtcgtaaaaaaaaaaaaaaaacaaaaccaaaaaaacccgACCCAAGCCAACCGCAAACCcgatttgtttgtttgattatttatttattcatctatttatttaattactgatttatttatttattgagcCGGCGCTCCCCAGAGgggctccccctgccccacaccGCCCAGAGTTTTTAACCCCCCCAGAACCCCTTCAGGGTTCTTTCCCTGGGCTCCCAAAATCCCTCAGGATCCACGGCCAAAGGAAAACAACCCCGTCACCTCCTCCTATCGCGATACCGCCGCGACAGCCGCAGCCCGCCCCCCTCCCCGCCACCCCTTCCAGGCGTTTCCTGCCGGgatttggggggatttggggggcgGCCCGCAGGGAGACGCCCCCTCCCCAAGAGGGGGGACACCCCGAAAAGAGGGAGGGGCCGGGCGGGCCGCCCCGAGCGCGGTGGCGCGGCGCCCTCTGTCGCCTGCAGCGGCCGCGGGGGGACGGGGAGCGACACCCCGGGCACTCGGCTGGGGTCACCCCCGTGGGGTCACCCCCGTGGGGTCACCCCAGGCCCGCAGCCCCGGATCGCCCGTCCCGGctggcaggaggtgctggcGCACCCCAAGCGCTGAATCCCCGCTCCCCGCGTTTCCAGGGAGCTTTCTGCTCATCCAAAGGCTCGGGGAGCTGGGATTCTGGGAGGACGGGGTGAAATTCGGGCTGCGGCTGCTGGGCAAGGTCAACGATCGGGCTGTCCGCTGCTGACTGGATCCAGGCGTTTCGGGCCAGATCCCGCTGCCTTTCCATCCCCTTTCCCTCGGCCCACCAGGTTTGCTCCCATGGATTCCGGAGAGGCCGGGACGAGCTTCTCCCTGGGCAATTCCCACCTCGGGCCCGGGCCCCGCAGATGTTGGGGCAGATGTGAGCGCGTCTGGCACCTCGGCGTGAGGGGTGAAGGGAGGTGACGCCATCCCCGGCTCCCGCCTTTCCcaatttcctgcttttccctctttacCCGGCGCCGCTTCCCCGCTTTGGCTCCGCAGGACTTGGAATTTCGTCCCCACCAAAGGTGAAGATTTTCATCCAGGTGTGGACCGGGAGCTGCCCCGATTCCTTGGATTTGTGATCCTTGAGGACGTTCCTGCCGTCCCAGACACTTCAATCCCCTTCTCCCACAATTCCCCCAGCCGGCTCCATCCATGGAGCGCATCCCGGCGGGAATGGCGGTGCCCATCCCATCCCCGTGTGCCCACAGGGACAAGCACAGGCAGCGCATCCCGCTCCTCTCCTCAGACAAAGCCTTTGTCTCGGGAACACGAGGACACGGAGCAATTCCAACATTTGTATTCAGCAACGCGGGCCTGGAAAAGCGGCTGGATGTGGGAATCGGCTCCGGAGGCTCTGCTCCCGCGTCCGAGCACCTCCCgctcccttctctccttccacACAGATAAAATGAACCTCTCCTAAGGAGAACAAGCAGGAAAATCCGTGTTTTTCCCacaaaaaagaacatttttgggAATACCAGGACCgctaaaaatgaataattttccGTGTCGCTTTATTTAAACGCTCACGGTCGGAACGAGCGCGTTCCCGGCCATCTCTGCctgatttccttctctttaatatttaactaatatttaatttaaatttaattttgaaatgatgCTCTTATTTGCATTGGGAGCCACGGCTGGGGGGGGGGCCGCTCCCGCTTCCCAAGGGATGGCCGGAGTCCGGACTGGCTTTTCCCGCCTCCATCCCTCGCTGCAACGCCGGTGCCCTCCCTCCGAGCCGGATAATTATTCCCCCTTCTGCTGATAATTATCATCATTAATTCAGGGTAATGAACTCTCCCAATTGTGCCGCTCCTCCAAAAGAAAAGCGGGATTGGGTTTTTCCCCTTGAACTCAGGAAATTGGGAGACGGTGGCTCCTGAAGAGCCGTCCTCCAGGAGGATTGTCGGAGACAAAAGGGATTTATTGAGGCCTTTCCCTGATAAGGCATGGAAATCATGGATGAATCAGTGCCTGGAAGCACTTCAGGAAGAGGTGGGAGATGGGATTGAGGCGGGAAGAGGGAATGATGAAGGAGGGAAGCTCCCATTGCTGCCTCTCACCGGGTTTATCCCAAATT includes:
- the FOXA2 gene encoding hepatocyte nuclear factor 3-beta isoform X2, whose amino-acid sequence is MLGAVKMEGHEHTDWSNYYGEPEGYSSVSNMNAGLGMNSMNTYMTMSAMSSTANMTAAATSMNMSYANTGMSPSLAGMSPGAGAMPAMGSAGVPPMGAHLSPSMSPMGGQAGSMNALAPYSNMNSMSPIYGQSNLNRSRDPKTYRRSYTHAKPPYSYISLITMAIQQSPNKMLTLSEIYQWIMDLFPFYRQNQQRWQNSIRHSLSFNDCFLKVPRSPDKPGKGSFWTLHPDSGNMFENGCYLRRQKRFKCEKQLAAKDGAGGGNGGGGKKGQAPNQGLGEGSSSGGSEGSAGAESPASSSPCQDHKRALADLKGLSPGEPSASPGQHLLAPPHAGLAHEGHLKPEHHYAFNHPFSINNLMSSSEQQHHHPHHQHHHPHKMDLKAYEQVMHYSGYASPVPAGLAMAPVTNKSALEASPLAGETSYYQGVYSRPIMNSS
- the FOXA2 gene encoding hepatocyte nuclear factor 3-beta isoform X1, which encodes MHSTSSMLGAVKMEGHEHTDWSNYYGEPEGYSSVSNMNAGLGMNSMNTYMTMSAMSSTANMTAAATSMNMSYANTGMSPSLAGMSPGAGAMPAMGSAGVPPMGAHLSPSMSPMGGQAGSMNALAPYSNMNSMSPIYGQSNLNRSRDPKTYRRSYTHAKPPYSYISLITMAIQQSPNKMLTLSEIYQWIMDLFPFYRQNQQRWQNSIRHSLSFNDCFLKVPRSPDKPGKGSFWTLHPDSGNMFENGCYLRRQKRFKCEKQLAAKDGAGGGNGGGGKKGQAPNQGLGEGSSSGGSEGSAGAESPASSSPCQDHKRALADLKGLSPGEPSASPGQHLLAPPHAGLAHEGHLKPEHHYAFNHPFSINNLMSSSEQQHHHPHHQHHHPHKMDLKAYEQVMHYSGYASPVPAGLAMAPVTNKSALEASPLAGETSYYQGVYSRPIMNSS